A single window of Nematostella vectensis chromosome 4, jaNemVect1.1, whole genome shotgun sequence DNA harbors:
- the LOC5500904 gene encoding malate dehydrogenase, mitochondrial, which translates to MLSRAAIRANGANTISRAVRQFSSSSQRQSKVAILGAAGGIGQPMSLLLKQSPLISHLALYDIVNTPGVAADLSHISTRAKVTSHQGPDDLKAALEGCSVVAIPAGVPRKPGMTRDDLFNTNASIVKNLSEACAKHCPKAIICIISNPVNSTVPIASEVYKKAGVYDPGRILGVTTLDIVRAHTFVAEAKGLDVNIVKIPVIGGHSGVTILPLLSQTTPCVNFTQDDLEKLTDRIQNAGTEVVNAKAGAGSATLSMAYAGKEFVHSVIEALNGKKDVVQCAFIKSHLTEAGYFATPVLLGTNGVEKNLGMGKLSDYEQKKMGEVIPELLKNIKKGEDFVNQ; encoded by the exons ATGCTTTCCAGAGCTGCTATTCGCGCAAATGGAGCCAACACTATTTCTAGAGCTGTCAGACAGTTCTCTTCATCTTCACAG CGGCAGTCAAAGGTTGCAATCCTTGGTGCAGCTGGGGGAATAGGCCAGCCAATGTCTTTGCTATTGAAACAATCTCCGTTGATCAGCCATCTCGCTTTGTATGACATCGTCAACACCCCAG GAGTTGCTGCTGATTTGAGCCACATTTCCACCCGTGCAAAG GTTACAAGTCACCAAGGGCCAGATGATTTGAAAGCTGCTCTTGAGGGATGCTCTGTAGTGGCAATTCCCGCTGGTGTGCCAAGAAAACCTG GAATGACTCGTGATGATCTCTTCAACACCAATGCTTCCATAGTCAAAAATCTTTCGGAGGCTTGTGCAAA GCACTGCCCCAAGGCTATCATCTGCATCATCTCAAATCCT GTCAACTCAACAGTCCCTATTGCAAGTGAAGTCTACAAAAAGGCGGGAGTGTATGACCCAGGAAG AATTCTTGGTGTTACAACCCTTGACATTGTGCGTGCTCATACATTTGTTGCTGAAGCTAAG gGCCTGGATGTGAATATTGTTAAGATCCCAGTCATTGGTGGTCACTCTGGAGTCACCATTCTGCCTCTTCTCTCTCAG ACCACACCATGTGTGAATTTTACTCAGGACGACCTTGAGAAGTTGACAGATAGAATTCAAAACGCTGGCACTGAGGTCGTCAATGCAAAGGCTGGAGCT GGATCTGCAACCTTGTCTATGGCGTATGCTGGAAAGGAGTTTGTACATTCT GTTATTGAGGCTTTAAATGGCAAGAAGGATGTGGTGCAGTGTGCTTTTATCAAGTCTCACCTGACCGAGGCTGGTTATTTTGCTACTCCAGTTCTACTGGGA aCAAATGGTGTTGAGAAGAATCTAGGAATGGGAAAGCTCTCAGATTATGAACAAAAGAAGATGGGAGAG GTCATTCCAGAGTTATTGAAGAACATCAAGAAAGGAGAAGACTTTGTAAACCAATAA
- the LOC5500902 gene encoding alpha-1D adrenergic receptor: MGLLRTLRNLFYGVVLCTTLFVGIPGNVLVIAAVRRKRLLRSTTNYLLANVAAADLATIVFAIICGIPYLFTLDNFPDIFCKIFYIGNLPVTTTSASTLTLAILAIERYQAVIHPLQDSYKLREDTVKYAIVASWIISLGVTLPLYVFSVFENGECSHKYVNYKTYIIIAFSLVIFIPCLVMLFCYGCIVKELYFKNSVAPQNISAAEEAAMRQKLFKRSACVTVVFVSCFLPVAIIHTLRLYIGVKTDIRNIAFAIYFLDAAINPLIYSCQSSNFRQAFIEIIKDYCNKARKRVIKKNRDVTHGDTES, encoded by the coding sequence ATGGGCTTGTTAAGAACATTAAGAAACTTGTTTTACGGGGTAGTTTTATGTACAACACTTTTTGTGGGAATTCCGGGTAATGTCCTCGTGATAGCTGCCGTTCGCAGAAAACGCCTTCTAAGAAGCACTACAAATTACCTTCTTGCAAACGTCGCCGCGGCAGACCTGGCCACCATCGTCTTCGCCATCATATGTGGAATACCTTACTTGTTCACACTTGACAACTTCCCAGAcattttttgcaaaattttcTACATTGGTAATTTACCCGTGACTACAACGAGTGCATCCACGCTGACTCTTGCCATCTTAGCTATCGAGCGCTACCAAGCAGTTATTCACCCGTTGCAAGACAGTTATAAACTACGAGAAGACACCGTCAAGTATGCGATTGTTGCGAGCTGGATTATTTCTTTGGGGGTGACGCTTCCTTTGTACGTCTTCAGTGTTTTCGAAAATGGTGAATGTAGTCACAAATATGTAAACTACAAAACCTATATCATCATAGCTTTTTCTCTTGTTATATTCATTCCTTGCTTAGTTATGCTATTTTGCTATGGTTGTATAGTAAAAGAGCTCTACTTTAAAAACTCTGTGGCCCCACAGAACATTTCGGCGGCAGAAGAAGCTGCGATGCGACAAAAACTCTTCAAAAGATCAGCATGCGTTACTGTCGTGTTTGTCTCGTGTTTTTTGCCAGTGGCAATCATACATACACTGCGACTATACATTGGCGTGAAAACAGATATTCGTAATATCGCATTTGCAATATATTTTCTGGATGCCGCAATTAACCCTCTTATTTATTCCTGTCAGAGCTCGAACTTTCGGCAAGCGTTTATAGAGATAATCAAAGACTATTGCAATAAGGCTAGAAAAAGAGTTATCAAGAAAAATAGAGATGTGACGCACGGAGACACTGAGAGTTGA